In Cytobacillus oceanisediminis, the following proteins share a genomic window:
- a CDS encoding YlbF family regulator, producing MAVNLYDSAYELEKAVRESDEYKALKQAYDDVNADPSAKAMFDNFRKIQMELQQKQMMGQDITQEEVEQAQKTVALVQQHAQISKLMEAEQRMSMMIAEMNKIIMKPLEELYGAAE from the coding sequence ATGGCAGTAAATTTATATGATTCAGCCTATGAATTAGAAAAAGCAGTGCGGGAAAGCGATGAATATAAGGCTTTAAAACAAGCATACGATGATGTGAATGCAGATCCGTCTGCCAAAGCAATGTTTGATAACTTCCGCAAAATCCAGATGGAACTTCAGCAAAAACAAATGATGGGCCAGGATATTACACAGGAAGAAGTAGAACAGGCACAAAAGACAGTCGCCCTTGTACAGCAGCACGCCCAAATCTCAAAGCTTATGGAAGCAGAACAGCGCATGAGCATGATGATTGCAGAAATGAACAAAATCATCATGAAGCCTCTTGAAGAGCTTTATGGTGCAGCTGAATAA
- a CDS encoding energy-coupling factor transporter transmembrane component T family protein, with protein MLLHEFNPSIKALTVVVCVLILSVFFDPVTPFLTLVVTAGATFIFGKVSFKRWILLFSPFIFMAIIYIWSALIFSKTIEGETILWTWGIFTLTEEGFQRALSLGMRVLSFTSLSLLFILTTKPTEFLLSLMQQCRLSPKLAYGIMAGYRFLPLMKEEFEIIRSAHRIRGVPKARTLSEKMAELKRYSVPLLAGAIRKAERTAMAMESKGFTGDGNRDFYQKISVSWKDWAYFAFFIGAVLASAYISWLFGFLQLYNGEL; from the coding sequence TTGCTCTTACATGAATTTAACCCAAGCATAAAGGCTCTGACTGTGGTTGTCTGTGTATTGATTTTGTCAGTTTTCTTTGACCCGGTTACTCCTTTTCTGACCTTAGTGGTGACTGCAGGAGCCACCTTTATTTTTGGTAAGGTTTCATTCAAAAGATGGATTTTGCTTTTCTCGCCGTTTATCTTCATGGCTATAATATATATTTGGTCAGCTCTGATTTTTTCAAAGACTATTGAAGGAGAAACCATCCTATGGACATGGGGGATCTTCACATTGACTGAGGAGGGCTTTCAGCGTGCCCTATCTCTTGGAATGAGGGTTTTAAGCTTTACCTCGCTGTCCCTTCTGTTCATTTTAACCACAAAGCCGACAGAATTCCTGCTCAGTCTCATGCAGCAATGCCGGCTCTCTCCAAAGCTTGCATATGGAATCATGGCAGGCTATCGGTTTCTGCCATTAATGAAAGAAGAATTTGAGATTATCAGAAGCGCCCACCGGATTAGGGGAGTACCCAAAGCCCGGACACTTTCTGAAAAAATGGCAGAACTTAAGAGGTATTCAGTTCCTCTTCTTGCCGGAGCGATCCGTAAAGCCGAGAGGACGGCAATGGCGATGGAATCAAAAGGGTTTACCGGAGATGGAAACCGGGATTTCTATCAAAAAATCTCTGTTTCCTGGAAGGATTGGGCATATTTCGCCTTTTTTATTGGAGCAGTGCTGGCAAGTGCCTATATTTCGTGGCTTTTCGGATTTCTGCAGCTTTATAATGGCGAACTTTAG
- a CDS encoding D-glycero-alpha-D-manno-heptose-1,7-bisphosphate 7-phosphatase, whose product MKKAIFLDRDGVLNEVLSDRVKFVNKPEQLYLLEGAAEAVAELTKAGYEIFVVTNQGGVGLGFLKERELRRIHERLQELVKEKGGHIKEVAYCPHKPKAGCECRKPNAGMLVDLAERHHLDLAKSIMVGDHERDIEAGKKAGCKTVFIGSDPTSADIQASSLFEAVEDILEMLK is encoded by the coding sequence TTGAAAAAAGCCATTTTTCTTGACCGGGACGGCGTTTTGAACGAGGTTTTATCTGACAGGGTGAAATTCGTTAACAAGCCTGAGCAGTTATATTTACTTGAAGGGGCGGCAGAAGCTGTGGCAGAGCTGACCAAAGCAGGATATGAAATTTTTGTTGTGACAAATCAGGGCGGCGTGGGACTCGGTTTTTTGAAAGAAAGAGAGCTAAGGAGAATTCATGAAAGGCTGCAGGAGCTTGTTAAAGAAAAAGGCGGACATATTAAAGAGGTGGCCTATTGTCCTCATAAACCGAAAGCTGGGTGTGAATGCCGCAAGCCAAATGCAGGCATGCTGGTGGATTTGGCGGAAAGGCACCATCTTGATCTGGCTAAGAGCATTATGGTAGGCGATCACGAGCGGGACATTGAGGCAGGCAAGAAGGCTGGCTGTAAAACTGTTTTTATCGGCTCTGATCCAACAAGTGCAGATATCCAGGCTTCATCACTTTTTGAGGCAGTGGAAGATATTTTGGAAATGCTTAAATAG
- a CDS encoding ECF transporter S component, producing MLEKWKLREVIVLSVLAVVFAVVYLVFMQFGNVLYGMFGLIGYDLIFGIWFIVSIIAAYIIRKPGAAFLSETIAAAIEVMIGNAVGPRLILSGMIQGIGAEAVFAATKWNNYRTWVLIAAGMGSSVTSFIWGYFISGYAALSPGYVTAMFFVRLISGALLAGLLGKWLSESLAKTGALNSFPIGKELRREKSKNGITA from the coding sequence ATGCTCGAAAAATGGAAGCTTCGTGAGGTCATTGTCCTGTCTGTTCTCGCAGTTGTGTTTGCAGTTGTGTACCTGGTGTTCATGCAATTTGGCAACGTGCTATATGGGATGTTCGGCTTAATTGGCTATGATCTGATTTTTGGCATTTGGTTTATTGTTTCGATCATCGCAGCGTATATAATCAGAAAACCCGGTGCAGCCTTTTTATCGGAAACCATCGCTGCAGCCATTGAAGTCATGATTGGCAATGCAGTAGGCCCTCGCCTGATTCTTTCAGGTATGATTCAGGGGATTGGAGCAGAAGCTGTTTTTGCGGCCACAAAATGGAACAATTACCGTACATGGGTTTTAATTGCTGCCGGCATGGGCTCTTCTGTTACAAGCTTTATTTGGGGCTATTTCATTTCCGGCTATGCTGCCCTCTCACCGGGTTATGTAACTGCCATGTTTTTTGTGAGACTGATTAGCGGAGCTTTGCTTGCTGGATTGCTAGGGAAATGGCTGAGTGAGAGTCTTGCTAAAACTGGGGCATTAAACAGCTTTCCTATCGGAAAAGAGCTGAGAAGGGAAAAATCCAAAAATGGCATTACAGCATAA
- a CDS encoding coproporphyrinogen III oxidase: MNISILGIQDERFHRPLRLIGNLFFEECAVTLGENAAADLTINFQLEHGKHIKAIAELTDKDGKNLSANFEKEFVPAESEKENFKQIKNAVSHVYLTVLQDWTGIIQKWGILTGVRPTKLLHRAIQHQTPLHEAHQQLKEEYLITDEKIQLMQNIVDRQLAVVPDLYDLKNEVSIYIGIPFCPTKCAYCTFPAYAINGRQGSVNSFLGGLHYEMRKIGEWLKENDVKITTVYYGGGTPTSITAEEMDMLYEEMYESFPEVENIREVTVEAGRPDTITPEKLEVLKKWNIDRISINPQSYIQETLKAIGRHHTVEETVDKFHLARNMGMNNINMDLIIGLPGEGVPEFSHTLDETEKLMPESLTVHTLSFKRASEMTKNKQKYKVAEREEIEKMMDMAEDWTKEHNYHPYYLYRQKNILGNLENVGYALPNQESIYNIMIMEEQQTIIGLGCGASSKFIDPQTGKITHFANPKDPKSYNDSFEHYANEKLKILKELFNKHESLAE, encoded by the coding sequence TTGAATATTTCAATTTTAGGTATACAGGATGAACGGTTCCATCGGCCGCTCCGGCTGATCGGGAACCTCTTTTTTGAAGAATGTGCGGTGACGCTGGGTGAGAATGCTGCAGCTGATCTGACAATTAATTTTCAGCTTGAACATGGAAAACACATTAAAGCCATTGCAGAGCTTACTGATAAAGATGGCAAGAACCTTTCAGCCAATTTTGAGAAGGAATTCGTTCCGGCTGAGTCAGAAAAAGAGAATTTCAAACAAATAAAAAATGCAGTATCCCATGTATATCTGACTGTTTTGCAGGATTGGACAGGCATTATTCAAAAGTGGGGAATTCTGACTGGGGTACGTCCCACAAAATTGCTTCACCGTGCCATCCAGCATCAGACACCTCTCCATGAAGCCCATCAGCAGCTGAAGGAAGAGTATTTGATTACAGATGAAAAAATCCAGCTTATGCAGAATATCGTAGACAGGCAGCTTGCTGTCGTACCGGATCTTTATGACTTAAAAAATGAAGTCAGCATATATATTGGCATTCCATTCTGCCCGACAAAATGCGCATATTGCACTTTTCCTGCATATGCGATTAATGGCAGGCAGGGTTCTGTAAACTCATTCCTTGGCGGCCTGCATTACGAAATGCGCAAAATTGGCGAGTGGCTGAAAGAAAATGATGTAAAAATTACTACTGTCTATTATGGAGGAGGTACTCCGACAAGCATTACGGCGGAAGAGATGGATATGCTTTATGAAGAAATGTATGAATCTTTTCCAGAAGTAGAAAACATACGGGAGGTCACTGTGGAAGCCGGCCGTCCGGATACAATCACACCTGAAAAGCTTGAAGTGCTGAAAAAATGGAATATTGACCGCATCAGCATCAATCCTCAGTCCTATATTCAGGAGACCCTGAAAGCCATTGGCCGCCACCATACAGTGGAAGAAACCGTGGATAAATTCCATCTGGCTCGCAATATGGGAATGAATAACATCAATATGGATCTGATCATTGGGCTTCCTGGAGAAGGTGTGCCGGAATTTTCACATACTTTGGATGAAACTGAGAAATTAATGCCGGAATCCCTGACAGTTCATACTTTATCCTTTAAACGAGCTTCGGAAATGACGAAGAACAAGCAAAAATATAAAGTTGCCGAGCGGGAAGAAATTGAAAAAATGATGGACATGGCTGAGGATTGGACAAAAGAGCATAATTACCATCCTTATTATCTTTACCGTCAGAAAAATATTCTCGGCAATCTTGAAAATGTCGGCTATGCCCTTCCGAACCAGGAAAGCATCTATAACATCATGATAATGGAAGAACAGCAGACAATCATCGGGCTAGGATGCGGAGCTTCCAGTAAGTTCATTGATCCTCAGACAGGGAAAATCACTCATTTTGCAAACCCAAAGGATCCTAAATCGTATAATGACAGTTTTGAGCATTATGCAAACGAGAAGTTGAAAATATTAAAAGAACTTTTTAATAAACACGAATCCCTGGCCGAATAG
- a CDS encoding alpha/beta-type small acid-soluble spore protein, translating into MARNSNSNQLLVSGVSKAIDQMKYEIATEFGVNLGPETSSRANGSVGGEITKRLVQMAEQQLGGAR; encoded by the coding sequence ATGGCAAGAAACAGCAATTCTAATCAGCTTTTAGTATCAGGAGTCAGCAAGGCAATTGATCAAATGAAGTATGAAATCGCAACAGAATTCGGTGTGAACCTTGGCCCGGAAACATCTTCAAGAGCAAATGGATCAGTAGGCGGAGAAATCACAAAGCGCCTGGTGCAAATGGCTGAGCAGCAGCTTGGCGGAGCACGCTAG
- a CDS encoding ABC transporter ATP-binding protein, producing MALQHNQPLLITEQLSFRHEDVKNPVFKNVNFCLYPGEAVLLLGPSGCGKSTLAFCLNKLYPEAVDGELDGTISFKGKMLEEFRHGEINQHIGIVFQDPESQFCMTTVEEELAFGLENMKTPPEEIESKIDEALELVHLLPFKNALIHTLSGGQKQKLALACVLSLKPDILILDEPTANLDPASGYELTRIIKQLKEEQSFSLLIIEHKLDDWVDLTDRCVVLNRDGEIIFNGSTADCFNKYAEELLLEGIWLPSAVRAGLLGKKAGIYSGQKLPLTDRELIAGFVDPSAALQILDNRKTIHQGFEEQIILSAENLSFHKDGKDLLRNISFSVKKGEFVAIAGSNGSGKTTLSRLLAGLSAPSKGNILFNDRSLSQWKEQELRLKLGYVFQNPEHQFIADSVYGEIAFSLKIQRIPDAEIQKMVHAVLDQVNLLQHADMHPFSLSQGQKRRLSVASMLVNEQDLLLLDEPTFGQDARTSAELMALLETKIHNRSSVVMITHDMEILHSYADKVIVLSEGEKIYEGLPDSLWKKHEIMKIASLKVPYTEKLRNELGAVEGRNKFALT from the coding sequence ATGGCATTACAGCATAACCAGCCTTTATTAATAACAGAACAGCTGTCCTTCCGGCATGAAGATGTGAAGAATCCTGTTTTTAAGAATGTGAATTTCTGCCTTTATCCTGGGGAAGCTGTTCTATTATTGGGCCCCAGCGGCTGCGGAAAAAGCACGCTTGCTTTCTGCTTAAATAAATTGTATCCGGAAGCCGTTGATGGCGAACTGGATGGCACCATTTCTTTCAAGGGAAAGATGCTGGAGGAATTCCGGCACGGTGAAATTAATCAGCACATCGGCATTGTGTTTCAGGATCCTGAAAGCCAGTTTTGCATGACAACAGTTGAAGAGGAGCTGGCATTCGGCCTTGAGAATATGAAAACACCTCCTGAAGAAATTGAGAGCAAGATTGATGAAGCACTCGAACTTGTTCATCTTCTGCCATTTAAAAACGCCTTAATCCACACCCTTTCGGGGGGACAAAAACAAAAACTTGCCCTTGCATGTGTATTGTCATTAAAACCGGATATCCTTATTTTGGATGAACCGACAGCAAATCTTGACCCGGCTTCAGGCTATGAACTTACCCGCATCATCAAACAGCTTAAAGAGGAGCAATCCTTTTCCCTTCTAATAATTGAGCACAAGCTGGATGATTGGGTTGATTTGACCGACCGCTGCGTGGTGCTAAACCGGGATGGCGAAATTATATTTAATGGAAGCACGGCAGACTGCTTTAATAAGTATGCAGAAGAACTTCTGCTTGAGGGTATATGGCTGCCAAGCGCAGTAAGAGCAGGCCTATTAGGAAAAAAGGCAGGGATTTACAGTGGGCAAAAGCTTCCGTTAACTGATCGGGAATTAATTGCTGGATTTGTAGATCCCTCTGCTGCACTTCAGATATTAGATAACAGGAAAACTATACATCAAGGCTTTGAAGAGCAGATCATCCTATCGGCAGAGAATCTCTCTTTTCATAAAGATGGGAAGGATTTGCTTAGAAATATTAGTTTTTCTGTTAAAAAAGGTGAATTTGTGGCAATAGCTGGTTCAAATGGATCAGGAAAAACAACGCTTTCCAGACTGCTGGCAGGATTATCTGCTCCATCCAAAGGCAATATTCTTTTTAATGATCGCTCCCTTTCCCAGTGGAAGGAGCAAGAGTTAAGACTAAAATTAGGATACGTTTTTCAGAATCCCGAACACCAATTTATTGCAGATTCTGTATATGGTGAAATTGCCTTCAGTTTAAAAATTCAGCGAATACCAGATGCCGAAATACAAAAAATGGTTCATGCTGTTTTGGATCAAGTGAACTTGCTTCAGCACGCTGACATGCATCCTTTTTCCTTAAGTCAGGGACAAAAGCGGCGGCTTAGTGTTGCATCAATGCTTGTGAATGAACAGGATTTGCTGCTCCTTGATGAACCAACATTTGGACAGGATGCCAGGACCTCTGCGGAGCTTATGGCGCTTTTGGAAACTAAGATCCATAACAGAAGCTCCGTGGTGATGATCACTCATGACATGGAAATCCTGCATTCCTATGCCGATAAAGTGATTGTCCTTTCAGAAGGAGAGAAGATTTACGAGGGATTGCCTGATTCATTATGGAAGAAACATGAGATTATGAAGATTGCTTCTCTAAAAGTCCCTTACACTGAAAAACTCAGGAACGAACTGGGTGCCGTGGAAGGGAGGAACAAGTTTGCTCTTACATGA
- a CDS encoding Ykof family thiamine-binding protein produces the protein MQENFLCGTSEITGCRFSIYPMTDRFVDVILSALKEVDTSKVWMETDDVSTCVRGRSIHVFDVVKAIYLEAVKHGDHVVFNGTFSNGCPGDTAGDAYLAENEERANEEKSAGINQEVAVQFALYPMGIPAYMNVIMDQVELAKDQGTFTEGVHYASRLDGDAHAVFKTLEDAFESCKKSDSTHIVMTVNMSANSPSKKGAM, from the coding sequence ATGCAGGAAAATTTCTTATGCGGAACAAGTGAGATTACAGGTTGCAGGTTTTCAATTTATCCAATGACTGACAGGTTTGTGGATGTTATTTTATCTGCTCTAAAAGAAGTGGATACAAGCAAGGTATGGATGGAAACAGATGATGTAAGCACTTGTGTGAGAGGCAGGTCCATTCATGTTTTTGATGTGGTCAAAGCTATTTATCTTGAAGCTGTTAAGCATGGTGACCATGTAGTATTTAATGGCACTTTTTCAAATGGATGCCCTGGGGATACTGCCGGCGATGCTTATCTTGCTGAAAATGAGGAACGGGCGAATGAAGAAAAATCAGCAGGAATCAACCAGGAAGTCGCTGTACAGTTCGCACTTTATCCGATGGGGATTCCTGCATATATGAACGTCATTATGGACCAAGTCGAGCTCGCAAAGGATCAGGGAACATTTACTGAAGGTGTCCATTATGCTTCAAGATTAGATGGAGATGCACACGCTGTTTTTAAAACGCTGGAAGATGCTTTCGAAAGCTGTAAAAAAAGCGATTCTACTCATATTGTCATGACGGTGAATATGTCTGCGAACAGTCCTTCCAAGAAGGGGGCTATGTAA
- a CDS encoding DUF445 domain-containing protein: MSMDIAITIILMMLIGALIGGFTNYLAIKMLFKPYNAVYIGKWKVPFTPGLIPKRRDEMADQMGKLVVNHLLTPESIKKKFINAQFQRDMTGLVQKELETILLSEKSADDILAAFGITDGQAKTEYRINLLIEQKYEKIISEYRSRPLKEVIPQALLDKVDEKIPAISSMILQKGTDYFSSIEGKMRIQRMADDFVRERSGVLSNMLQMFMGNINIADKIQPEIIKFLNNEGTSDLITALLQREWGKVLELDAAVIEEQLEKEQILSVLKNIAHKVINLENLFKTPISSFMVPYRPVLIDELAPKSVQMLSDWLSGKTEMFMERLRLAEIVREQVSNFSVERLEEMVFSIIKSELKMITNLGVLLGGIIGLIQGFIAILIN; encoded by the coding sequence ATGTCTATGGATATTGCAATAACAATAATTTTGATGATGTTAATTGGGGCTCTCATTGGCGGGTTTACTAATTACCTGGCTATTAAAATGCTCTTTAAACCTTATAATGCCGTTTATATAGGCAAATGGAAGGTTCCATTTACCCCGGGGCTGATTCCTAAAAGAAGAGATGAAATGGCTGATCAGATGGGTAAGCTTGTTGTTAATCATCTTTTGACACCAGAAAGCATCAAGAAAAAGTTCATCAATGCTCAATTTCAGCGTGATATGACTGGGCTGGTTCAAAAAGAGCTTGAAACTATCCTGCTGTCGGAAAAATCAGCAGATGACATTCTTGCAGCGTTTGGAATCACGGATGGGCAAGCGAAAACAGAATACCGCATTAACTTATTAATTGAGCAGAAGTATGAAAAAATCATTAGTGAATATCGCAGCCGGCCCCTTAAAGAAGTTATTCCTCAGGCTCTTTTGGATAAAGTGGATGAAAAAATCCCGGCTATCAGTTCAATGATCCTTCAAAAGGGGACTGATTATTTTTCCAGCATTGAAGGCAAAATGAGGATACAAAGAATGGCAGATGATTTTGTTCGTGAGCGCAGCGGCGTGCTGAGCAACATGCTGCAGATGTTTATGGGGAACATCAATATTGCAGATAAAATTCAGCCGGAAATCATAAAGTTTTTAAATAATGAGGGAACGTCCGATCTGATTACAGCACTTTTACAAAGAGAGTGGGGTAAAGTTCTTGAACTGGACGCTGCAGTTATTGAAGAGCAGCTCGAAAAAGAACAGATTCTTTCAGTATTAAAGAATATTGCCCATAAAGTCATTAATCTGGAGAATTTATTTAAAACGCCTATTTCATCTTTTATGGTCCCTTATAGGCCTGTATTAATAGATGAACTGGCTCCTAAAAGTGTTCAAATGCTTTCTGATTGGCTTTCAGGAAAAACTGAAATGTTCATGGAAAGGCTTCGTCTTGCTGAAATTGTCCGTGAACAGGTCAGCAATTTTTCGGTGGAACGACTGGAAGAAATGGTCTTTTCCATAATTAAAAGCGAATTGAAAATGATTACTAATTTAGGGGTCCTGCTTGGGGGCATTATCGGGCTCATTCAGGGATTCATAGCCATATTGATTAATTAA
- a CDS encoding Cof-type HAD-IIB family hydrolase: protein MIYRMLALNIDGTLLQSNGRLHKSTKEAIEYVQQKGIYVTLVTSRSFPSAKKAAKALKINSLLVTHRGAYIAASQEKPIYVKRIQEDETFEIVRLLEGFTCQIRLVHEKYSLANKTKLNTNMLAKTVFTTGDPIFYSQQFVDSLSDTILDEPVTPPKIEVYFEDKEDLEDAKAAIRGMFENVEVIKLSDLRMDIVPSGVSKLNGLLYLCEHLGISRNQMVVIGDSADDLEMIEAAGLGVAMGNAPAEVKKAADWLTRSNDQNGVSYMVKEHFRKQHPIDFLKKMNLLK from the coding sequence ATGATATACAGAATGCTTGCTTTAAATATTGACGGAACACTGCTCCAATCAAATGGAAGACTTCATAAATCAACAAAAGAAGCGATTGAATATGTGCAGCAAAAAGGAATTTATGTAACACTTGTCACATCCAGAAGTTTTCCATCTGCGAAAAAAGCGGCCAAAGCATTGAAAATCAATTCTTTGCTGGTCACACACAGGGGGGCTTATATTGCAGCTTCTCAGGAAAAGCCGATATATGTAAAAAGGATACAGGAAGATGAAACGTTTGAAATCGTGCGCCTGCTTGAAGGCTTTACCTGTCAAATCAGGCTGGTGCACGAAAAATATTCCCTTGCCAACAAAACCAAGCTAAATACCAATATGCTTGCTAAAACGGTTTTTACAACCGGGGATCCCATTTTTTACTCGCAGCAATTTGTGGATTCATTAAGTGACACCATTTTAGATGAGCCGGTCACACCGCCAAAAATCGAAGTGTATTTTGAAGATAAAGAAGACCTTGAGGATGCTAAGGCAGCCATTAGGGGCATGTTTGAAAATGTAGAAGTCATTAAGTTGAGTGATCTGCGAATGGATATCGTTCCTTCCGGAGTTTCAAAGCTAAATGGTTTGCTTTATTTATGTGAACATCTCGGAATTTCCCGAAACCAAATGGTCGTTATAGGCGACTCGGCAGATGACCTGGAAATGATTGAAGCCGCCGGTCTCGGTGTGGCTATGGGCAATGCCCCTGCAGAAGTAAAAAAAGCAGCCGACTGGCTGACCCGATCCAATGACCAGAACGGCGTAAGCTACATGGTTAAAGAACATTTCCGGAAGCAGCATCCAATCGATTTCCTGAAGAAAATGAATCTATTAAAATAA
- a CDS encoding YheC/YheD family protein, with translation MSVSLLPITIVPGKKFQENQFRIQISHSLVHYWNIDLHMPHLLQIGKHTIQITIEGANITKDEVIFSDRLFQECCLPMDDLHFVASYSRKDFTITAGPIIGLMTDFNDSGEEPYFRSIHSFCEELHEVVSNMGGFFYVFHFKDFIQGSLQGYCLQDGKWIKRPVPLPSVIYNRIHSRMLEASSAFQSFKNSLIKYNIPVFNDRFLSKKEVHNLLFSEDHMQPYLPDTAIADEQTIKDMLARHRLIFLKPIHGSQGRNIIRLSLNGEEIMTELSTGNGRENTLIFKNYTRFEQWYQQYQKNTIFLTQQAIPLQTYKNRQLDFRVLCHKNFQDIWKATSAVARISAEQQFVSNIARGGEIMKPLRIFSMLSDQKTAVQQLALLKELAVETATIISQKCEGLVGELGIDIGLDVNGKLWIIEVNSKPSKNFEDKEKRVRPSAKALMEYATALSFIQRGGLQHAFIRNHDIE, from the coding sequence ATGTCAGTTTCTTTATTGCCTATTACGATTGTTCCGGGAAAGAAGTTTCAGGAAAATCAATTTCGCATTCAAATTAGCCATTCTCTCGTCCATTACTGGAATATTGATCTGCATATGCCACATTTGCTGCAGATCGGCAAGCACACCATTCAAATAACCATTGAAGGAGCAAACATTACGAAGGATGAGGTTATTTTCAGTGATCGGCTTTTTCAGGAATGCTGCTTGCCAATGGACGATCTCCATTTCGTTGCCAGTTACTCCAGAAAGGACTTTACTATTACTGCCGGACCGATTATAGGGCTGATGACAGATTTCAATGATAGCGGCGAAGAGCCTTACTTCCGCTCTATTCATTCTTTTTGCGAAGAATTGCATGAGGTTGTTTCAAATATGGGGGGATTTTTTTATGTGTTTCACTTTAAGGACTTCATTCAAGGCAGTCTGCAAGGGTACTGCCTGCAGGATGGAAAGTGGATAAAACGTCCGGTTCCTTTGCCGAGTGTAATCTATAACCGGATTCACTCCCGAATGCTTGAAGCAAGTTCCGCATTTCAATCATTTAAAAACAGCCTAATAAAATATAATATCCCTGTGTTTAATGACCGTTTTTTATCAAAAAAGGAAGTTCATAACCTGCTTTTTTCTGAGGATCATATGCAGCCTTATCTCCCTGATACAGCCATAGCAGATGAACAAACCATCAAGGATATGCTGGCCAGACACAGATTAATATTCCTAAAGCCCATACACGGCAGCCAGGGCCGGAATATTATCAGACTGAGTTTAAACGGCGAAGAAATCATGACAGAACTATCGACCGGAAACGGCAGGGAGAATACACTCATTTTCAAAAATTATACCCGCTTTGAACAGTGGTACCAGCAATACCAAAAGAATACAATTTTTCTGACCCAGCAGGCCATCCCTCTGCAAACCTATAAAAACAGGCAGCTTGATTTCCGTGTGCTCTGCCACAAAAATTTTCAGGATATCTGGAAAGCTACTTCAGCAGTTGCAAGGATTTCTGCTGAGCAGCAATTTGTTTCAAACATTGCAAGAGGCGGGGAAATCATGAAACCTCTAAGAATTTTCTCGATGCTGTCTGATCAGAAAACAGCGGTTCAGCAGCTGGCATTATTGAAGGAGCTTGCAGTTGAAACAGCAACGATTATCAGCCAGAAATGCGAAGGGCTTGTCGGAGAACTCGGAATTGATATTGGTTTAGATGTAAATGGAAAACTATGGATCATCGAAGTGAATTCTAAGCCCTCCAAAAATTTCGAAGACAAAGAAAAAAGAGTCAGGCCCTCAGCCAAGGCACTGATGGAATATGCAACGGCATTATCATTCATCCAAAGAGGAGGATTACAACATGCTTTCATTCGGAATCATGACATTGAATAA